The Longimicrobium sp. nucleotide sequence GCGACTGGTCGCCGTCGGAGAGCGCCTCCTCCGGGCAGGGGTGCACCTCCACGATCAGCCCGTCGGCCCCCGCCGCCACGGCCGCGAACGCCAGCGGCGCCACCAGGTCGGCGCGGCCGCCCGCGTGGCTCGGGTCCACCACCACCGGCAGGTGCGTCTCGGCCTTGAGCACGGGGATCGCCGCCACGTCTAGCGTGTTGCGCGTGGCCGTCTCGAAGGTGCGGATCCCGCGCTCGCAGAGGATCACGTCGCGGTTGCCCTGCGCCATCACGTACTCGGCCGCCATCAAGAGCTCCTTGACCGTGGCCGAGAGCCCGCGCTTGAGCAGCACCGGCCGCTGCACCCGCCCCAGCTCGGAGAGGAGCGCGAAGTTCTGCATGTTGCGCGCGCCCACCTGCAGCACGTCGGCGTGCTCGGCCACCAGCTCCACCTGGCGCGTGTCCATCACCTCGGTGACCACGGGGAGCCCCGTCTGCGCGCGCACCTCGGCCAGCATGCGCAGCGCCGTCTCGCCCAGGCCCTGGAAGGCGTACGGCGAGGTGCGCGGCTTGAAGGCGCCGCCGCGCAGCATCCCCGCCCCCGCCTCGCGGATCGAGTGCGCCGTCTCGCGCAGCATGTCGCGCCCCTCCACCGAGCACGGCCCCGCGATCACCGCCAGCCGCTTCCCGCCGATCGTGGCGCCGCCGCGCTCGCCCACGCGGACCACGGAGGGCTCCACCGAGAACTCGCGAGAGGCCAGCTTGTAGGGCTTGAGGACGGGGGTGACGGACTCGACGCCGGGGAGCGAGAGGAGGGCGGCCTCGGCCAGCAGGCTCTCGTCGCCGATGCAGCCGATGATGGTGCGCTGCTCGCCGCGCGAGACGTGGGTGCGCATCCCCAGCGTCTCCACGCGCTCGCGGATGTGGTCCAGCTCCGCGTCGGTGACGCCCGGACGGGTGACGATGATCATGGGGTCCTTCGCTTGAGGAGGTGGTTGTCGGCAGCGGGAGGCGACGAAAAAGGGCCCCCGATCTGCTCGGGAGCCCTGCGTTGCTCGTCGCCTTGGAGACTTTGCCGTCTAGCCGCGCGCGACGAACCCCGGACTCCCGCTGGGAAGCCCGTAGTAGTAATAGCCGTAGGCGCGCGTGGTGACGTTCATGGCTCCAACGCTAACCTCCTGGCGGGAAACGCGCAAGCGTCGCAACCCGTTGACAGGCACCCTCCGCGTGGGTAGCGTAGATCCGTCACACTCAACCAGGCAGACGAGCAGATGATGACGGACATCCGCAAGGGCATTCCGATGCGGCGCCTCCGCGACCCGGGTCGCGGAATCGCCTGCGGCGAGGCCGTGCCCGTGTACCGGATGTCGTAACGCAGCTCGAACAGCTGATCGCGACAGGCCGTGGGCGCGCTCTCGTGCGCGCCCACGGCCTTGCCG carries:
- the aroF gene encoding 3-deoxy-7-phosphoheptulonate synthase, with translation MIIVTRPGVTDAELDHIRERVETLGMRTHVSRGEQRTIIGCIGDESLLAEAALLSLPGVESVTPVLKPYKLASREFSVEPSVVRVGERGGATIGGKRLAVIAGPCSVEGRDMLRETAHSIREAGAGMLRGGAFKPRTSPYAFQGLGETALRMLAEVRAQTGLPVVTEVMDTRQVELVAEHADVLQVGARNMQNFALLSELGRVQRPVLLKRGLSATVKELLMAAEYVMAQGNRDVILCERGIRTFETATRNTLDVAAIPVLKAETHLPVVVDPSHAGGRADLVAPLAFAAVAAGADGLIVEVHPCPEEALSDGDQSLSLESFARMMRDLRPFARAAGRELPIPALDAVEAAA